Proteins from a single region of Urocitellus parryii isolate mUroPar1 chromosome 4, mUroPar1.hap1, whole genome shotgun sequence:
- the LOC144254640 gene encoding von Ebner gland protein 1-like: MKTLLLTLGLSLLAALRAQTLPVRDEENQDASGTWYLKATAADKEIPWTKLESVSVTPMTIKTLAGGHLEVTFTVLIGGQCREISTVLEKTAEPGRYTAYGGKHVVQVLKSQDEDHYILYCEGDMHGHRIRMAKLVGRYPEVNLDALQEFEQVAAARGLNADSIFIPKQREACSPGSD; this comes from the exons ATGAAGACCCTGCTCCTGAccctgggcctcagcctcctggctgcCCTGCGGGCCCAGACGCTCCCAGTCAGGGACGAGGAGAACCAGGAT GCGTCAGGCACGTGGTACCTGAAGGCCACGGCAGCAGACAAGGAGATTCCCTGGACGAAGCTGGAGTCTGTGTCTGTGACCCCCATGACCATCAAGACCCTGGCAGGGGGCCACCTGGAAGTCACCTTCACTGTCCT GATCGGAGGCCAGTGTCGCGAGATCAGCACTGTGCTAGAGAAGACCGCCGAGCCGGGCAGATACACAGCCT ATGGGGGCAAGCATGTGGTGCAGGTCCTTAAGTCCCAGGACGAGGACCACTACATCCTCTACTGTGAGGGGGACATGCACGGGCATCGGATCCGAATGGCAAAGCTTGTGG GCAGGTACCCTGAAGTCAACCTAGACGCCCTGCAGGAGTTTGAGCAGGTCGCAGCAGCCAGAGGCCTCAACGCAGACAGCATCTTCATCCCCAAGCAAAGGG AAGCCTGCTCTCCCGGGAGCGATTAG